From one Neovison vison isolate M4711 chromosome 1, ASM_NN_V1, whole genome shotgun sequence genomic stretch:
- the ICE1 gene encoding little elongation complex subunit 1 → MMPGETHSAAPGTAADLSRCQGCASLQQNLNEYVEALITLKQKIINTDNLLTEYQKKCDELQFARRENSTLHHQVEQMLQKISPLQKCQEELGSLKAELEEKKSSLKLYQDTHQEYARVKEECLKTDAQKKKLEAKVKKLEEAAVKQTQDFKQLRNEKKILEKEFKKTQEQLDEFSKQKNEKELRHIGTQISSDSYGSIDKRKVKLLLKELWLCINTTHRLPGEGSRCITEKPAKENPGPTESRDDGVPPPAGGRPPQAAAVQTCLAELSMEIEGDFSACRHVGRHEYGGAAHCNDHVADEGRHPELEMPRTDEDSTDFSDRDHCFDEDLQAAVDFFRRPPPLLSPVPSPPLVSLPPLSTLPSSLAPETYFGEYTDSSDNELSQHRNSAESVSEDETSESQYFGSSRKSKGSVGTWEEKLKSHEATQALTTLEVNEVTTVGFGTFTATLREPSAAYPVAREKHWMVSRESARDGRRTVSDEAQGQREVREVDKSVQTESTLHEPIRNVCAEMSSGSQAQGSGAALRKSDVGSSPLGKRPFSEFMESEGKTLLSKMIGSPKSQFTKWTLTNEIPLESDRLSISDHLQGMCSVLGKKRDVQGFILGASPEPEDDAGDAAGAPGLCGDAGLSSSSTSGASSVCSDSPSSSGLKYAHDPHIPAKVTAMELHHSEEKLQAETLNVLDLQPAPPECPAGENHLEKSLCALSPELGASHFNESGSEVKSRDILKGIPKVCSLAQSVFIQAMKEAQCRSQGPSAELPLTRADSTPLLASQRSLTKGGFVFKSPSWHHSDVLRRGGEERLRAKSEPEQKTNHQVQQAASSLESRRSTSKPELASENNPMGPRVATSLLPNQVSVITKQARPDRVQSARLEPWRQQRTEPPFVAAHAGPGAVPTSSAARRGGESEDTAWAAQGAAAKEGTSPQVSASWRKLNFSFPSGSSPVGSSHCSTNSKPSFSPKNIPVPNHGVTTGASAQEAVPKQSLLLHASSLDSPGLDGDRLCPAPEVPVSRSFAVDRVPYGGTGRSGSEALAIPEGSPRVRPSLQESPELPSQTPGGASPEGPGTTGTALPSAILRRDEETCAAPASALAGPLCCYTGIREGGGGDTEVEESEAPSGSEWESEPEAALGDRLQGAARTSRRGLGAPGAGAAETRPSVEVGCLTSALQDFNISTLSEMDGLSTAEVVMFLESCQLRDYSSGDSVSECSSKGTLHKETNKDSKPGDLSGGKDRKQLCEEETLETSEEWIESEEEDGPLKSTGQLARRSWEALSAVLTGFGRELQAGCGSSPRKDAADLVLSNTHGGVTREPGREHDPPQGARGFPPHPSGSSPPVASTTGKGPSPASGSSSHGVPPGSPEGVPSVGGPVGGGAGPSPRRSDSVAGRTIEGSAEEGAETTFQCQISTVTSEVINVLINKDQNLVIEKGDHWTIINGVALMPDVDQVILCDTPEDTPVSPDGGGLGAGFISLTSMEKSPETGHPGPPFPEPQCGSNPSCAQEEISSSSQSTNFDKSRLRNRPVKPSVRISSEIYDQNFESQTIASDHTYFNSKLEPFSKNKNRSKISNKDQSNKSAKALASSRVDTNQNEGSQSFAGERENTKTQRNQTQTILANADTSTPTDCSDTLSKIRQEVGPPLPPLLAPLVATPPRTSQPVSPLLATSSPSSPTSPLGQISPLCELPVPPVMSPLPEEPGCLSPPCTSPSPSAAPAGERILSSPLQFCAATPKHALPVPGRLPPLASAHTAVAGPQENSVKILDTMYPELSARARTLNILKGNIQLTRGPPADRKSLAGPVSAITGFKAITSTSTAFVKTGGSSGSDCSQEKSRDGGTRQDVGGKRTLSASTLRSAKRLRLDSGSPEPETGGATTEGVSKALRRSLPQTEAVAAEEESSPLTVSAVSQLPPNPKETVESHDKAIADALKKIAESSFDLLPVIRSHVYVGNISKKPVMRDQEKEVVHEFSTTKKHLAECLLHSILSELKIQKISMERNYIHALCRVYVGICRQLGDLERARLFCYSLLKEDFPESEKLTLFIANMWHDIFISQSVINKAMQLVARQRAKGEVRNCLRAFLNWEKNAPVDVGFMVSKLLLTIQLCPKTEFQSSEKFGEDLSDNTWEYIFAIDLLCCHQKWIWTHDNIISKELWPVMDKWIKYRKGHANIAYTPDIIIASILRLIGRLGQLGLKEGFPSAVKNISSVIGMFIQHARDEDIPWGIQLAAVYALCDLSPSNPAEISKILEAWRQETAHSVPSAVLSCLEEVSSLCAEEVG, encoded by the exons AGTTCTCTCAAGTTGTACCAAGATACTCACCAGGAATATGCACGTGTAAAAGAAGAATGCTTGAAAACCGATGCTCA GAAGAAGAAACTAGAAGCCAAGGTGAAGAAGCTGGAAG AGGCTGCTGTCAAGCAAACACAGGACTTCAAGCAACTGAGGAACGagaagaaaatacttgaaaaggaATTTAAGAAGACACAG GAACAGCTCGATGAATTTtctaaacagaaaaatgaaaagg AGTTGAGGCATATTGGAACACAAATTTCAAGTGATTCTTATGGAAGCATAGATAAAA GAAAAGTAAAGCTACTTCTGAAGGAGCTCTGGCTCTGCATAAACACAACACACAGACTACCTGGTGAAGGCAGCCGATGCATCACAG AGAAACCTGCCAAAGAAAACCCCGGGCCCACAGAGTCCAGGGACGATGGTGTGCCCCCTCCCGCAGGAGGCAGGCCACCCCAGGCCGCAGCTGTGCAGACGTGCCTGGCAGAACTGTCCATGGAGATAGAGGGCGACTTCTCTGCATGTAGACATGTGGGGAGACACGAGTATGGTGGAGCCGCGCACTGCAATGACCACGTAGCTGACGAGGGCCGGCATCCTGAACTTGAGATGCCAAGGACTGACGAGGACAGTACTGACTTCTCTGATCGTGATCACTGTTTCGATGAAGACCTCCAGGCTGCAGTTGACTTCTTCAGACGTCCCCCTCCTCTGTTGTCTCCGGTGCCATCACCCCCTTTGGTGTCCCTACCACCCCTGAGCACGTTACCGTCTTCACTGGCGCCT GAAACGTACTTCGGAGAATATACAGATTCCAGTGATAATGAATTGTCCCAACATAGAAACTCTGCTGAGTCTGTTTCAGAAGATGAGACATCTGAATCACAGTATTTTGGTTCATCCAGAAAAAGTAAAGGAAGTGTTGGTACCTGGGAGGAAAAGCTCAAATCAcatgaagccacccaggctctgacTACGTTGGAAGTAAATGAAGTGACAACTGTCGGGTTTGGGACATTCACAGCAACGCTGAGAGAGCCTTCAGCTGCGTACCCCGTAGCTCGCGAGAAACACTGGATGGTGTCACGTGAGTCCGCGAGGGACGGGAGAAGAACCGTTTCGGATGAGGCACAAGGACAGAGAGAGGTCAGGGAGGTGGATAAGTCGGTGCAGACCGAGAGCACACTTCATGAACCCATCAGAAACGTGTGTGCTGAGATGTCGTCTGGCAGCCAGGCACAGGGCAGCGGAGCGGCCCTCCGGAAGTCTGACGTGGGTTCCTCTCCCCTCGGCAAGAGGCCATTCAGTGAATTCATGGAATCCGAAGGAAAAACCCTACTATCCAAAATGATAGGCTCCCCCAAATCACAGTTTACTAAGTGGACATTAACTAATGAAATCCCTCTTGAATCCGATCGTCTGTCAATCTCTGACCACTTGCAGGGAATGTGTAGCGTATTGGGAAAGAAGCGAGATGTTCAAGGCTTCATTTTAGGAGCATCGCCTGAGCCAGAGGACGATGCAGGTGACGCAGCGGGTGCCCCAGGGCTCTGTGGTGATGCcggcctttcttcctcttctacctcGGGAGCATCGTCTGTCTGCAGTGACTCCCCATCTTCCTCTGGATTAAAGTACGCTCATGACCCACACATTCCTGCTAAAGTTACCGCGATGGAACTGCACCACTCAGAAGAGAAGCTACAAGCTGAAACCTTGAACGTGCTAGATCTGCAGCCTGCGCCCCCAGAGTGTCCTGCCGGAGAGAACCATCTGGAGAAGAGCTTGTGTGctttgagccctgagttgggagCATCACATTTTAATGAGAGCGGCAGTGAGGTCAAGTCCAGAGACATTTTGAAAGGCATTCCCAAAGTCTGTTCACTTGCACAGTCAGTATTTATACAAGCTATGAAAGAGGCACAGTGCAGAAGCCAGGGTCCCAGCGCTGAGCTCCCCCTGACTAGGGCGGATTCTACACCATTGCTAGCGTCTCAGCGTAGCTTGACCAAGGgtgggtttgtttttaaaagcccTTCGTGGCACCATAGTGATGTGTTACGGAGAGGTGGGGAAGAAAGGCTAAGGGCTAAGTCAGAACCCGAACAGAAGACTAACCATCAGGTACAGCAGGCAGCATCATCCTTAGAAAGTAGACGGTCCACATCGAAGCCTGAACTTGCCTCAGAAAACAACCCCATGGGGCCCAGGGTTGCTACGTCACTGTTGCCTAACCAAGTGTCCGTGATCACTAAGCAGGCCCGGCCCGACAGAGTGCAGAGCGCTAGACTGGAACCCTGGAGGCAGCAGAGGACTGAGCCTCCCTTTGTGGCAGCACATGCCGGTCCTGGGGCTGTTCCCACATCCTCTGCAGCCAGACGTGGCGGAGAAAGCGAGGACACGGCGTGGGCTGCCCAGGGAGCGGCTGCTAAGGAAGGGACCTCGCCACAAGTTTCTGCCTCGTggagaaaattaaatttcagttttcCAAGTGGTTCTTCACCAGTCGGAAGTTCTCATTGTTCCACAAATAGCAAACCGTCTTTCTCCCCTAAAAACATCCCTGTCCCAAACCATGGTGTCACAACCGGAGCCTCAGCACAGGAGGCAGTGCCGAAGCAAAGTCTGCTCCTTCATGCCTCGAGTCTGGACTCCCCTGGGCTGGATGGGGACCGACTCTGTCCCGCTCCAGAAGTGCCAGTGTCGAGAAGTTTCGCTGTTGACAGAGTGCCCTACGGGGGCACGGGCAGGTCTGGTAGCGAGGCTCTAGCCATCCCGGAGGGCTCTCCCCGTGTCCGCCCGAGCCTGCAGGAGTCCCCAGAGCTGCCGTCTCAGACTCCTGGCGGGGCTTCTCCTGAAGGTCCAGGCACCACAGGGACGGCTCTCCCGTCGGCGATTCTCAGAAGAGATGAAGAGACGTGTGCTGCCCCCGCGAGTGCTCTCGCCGGGCCTCTGTGTTGTTACACGGGCATTCGGGAGGGAGGAGGTGGCGACACAGAGGTGGAGGAGAGCGAGGCGCCCAGCGGCAGCGAGTGGGAGAGCGAGCCCGAAGCCGCGCTGGGGGACAGACTGCAGGGGGCTGCCCGCACCTCCAGAAGAGGTTTAGGAGCCCCAGGTGCTGGCGCAGCTGAGACCCGGCCTTCCGTCGAGGTGGGCTGTCTGACCTCCGCGCTGCAGGACTTCAACATCAGTACTCTTTCCGAGATGGACGGGCTCTCTACAGCAGAGGTCGTGATGTTTCTTGAAAGTTGTCAGTTACGCGATTACAGTTCAGGGGACTCTGTTTCAGAATGTTCTAGCAAAGGAACCCTGCATAAAGAAACGAACAAAGACTCAAAGCCAGGTGACCTCTCAGGAGGAAAGGACAGAAAGCAGCTCTGTGAGGAAGAGACCCTTGAAACCTCCGAAGAGTGGATTGAATCGGAGGAGGAGGACGGTCCTCTGAAGAGCACAGGGCAGCTCGCTCGGCGCTCCTGGGAAGCGCTGTCCGCGGTGCTCACCGGGTTTGGACGCGAGCTTCAGGCCGGCTGCGGGAGCTCTCCGAGAAAAGACGCTGCTGACTTAGTGCTCTCAAACACGCACGGTGGCGTGACCCGTGAGCCTGGCAGAGAGCACGACCCCCCTCAGGGGGCGAGGGGCTTCCCGCCACACCCCTCAGGTTCATCCCCTCCAGTAGCCAGCACGACCGGCAAGGGCCCTTCTCCTGCTAGCGGCTCCTCGAGTCACGGCGTCCCTCCTGGCAGTCCTGAGGGCGTTCCCAGTGTGGGCGGCCCGGTGGGCGGTGGGGCAGGGCCCTCCCCCCGGCGCTCTGACTCCGTGGCAGGGCGGACCATAGAAGGCAGTGCTGAGGAGGGGGCAGAAACGACGTTTCAGTGCCAGATATCCACAGTGACCTCCGAAGTCATAAACGTGCTCATCAATAAGGATCAAAATCTCGTCATTGAAAAGGGGGACCACTGGACCATCATAAATGGGGTAGCTCTCATGCCAGATGTGGACCAGGTCATACTGTGTGACACTCCTGAAGACACCCctgtttccccagatggaggagGCCTGGGAGCTGGCTTCATTTCCCTTACTTCCATGGAGAAGTCTCCAGAGACCGGTCACCCTGGCCCTCCGTTTCCAGAGCCCCAGTGCGGCAGCAACCCATCATGTGCCCAAGAGGAAATTTCCAGCAGTAGCCAGAGCACCAACTTTGATAAAAGCCGTTTGCGTAACAGGCCTGTCAAACCTAGCGTAAGGATTAGTTCTGAGATCTATGATCAGAACTTTGAGTCTCAGACCATTGCATCTGATCACACGTACTTTAACTCGAAACTAGAGCCGTTCAGCAAAAATAAGAATCGATCAAAGATTTCAAACAAAGATCAATCAAACAAGTCGGCAAAGGCTTTGGCATCAAGCCGAGTTGACACTAATCAGAATGAAGGTTCTCAGTCATTTgcaggggaaagagagaacacaaaaactCAGAGAAATCAAACTCAGACCATTCTAGCCAATGCTGACACATCAACTCCTACAGACTGTTCTGACACCCTGAGTAAAATCCGCCAGGAGGTGGGGCCCCCTCTGCCGCCCTTGCTTGCTCCTCTGGTCGCTACACCTCCAAGGACTTCGCAGCCAGTTTCTCCGCTGCTAGCcacttcttctccctcctcaccTACCTCTCCGCTTGGCCAGATTTCTCCCTTGTGTGAACTCCCTGTGCCTCCTGTGATGTCTCCTTTGCCGGAAGAGCCGGGATGCCTCTCTCCCCCGTGCACATCTCCGTCCCCATCTGCTGCACCGGCCGGCGAGAGGATATTGTCCTCACCCTTGCAATTTTGTGCTGCCACCCCAAAGCATGCCCTCCCTGTGCCTGGCCGCCTCCCGCCTCTGGCATCGGCCCACACAGCTGTGGCTGGACCCCAGGAGAATTCCGTTAAAATCCTCGACACCATGTACCCAGAGCTGTCTGCCAGGGCCCGTACCCTCAACATTCTCAAAGGGAACATTCAGCTCACTCGAGGTCCTCCTGCAGACCGTAAGAGCTTAGCGGGGCCTGTCAGTGCTATCACAGGCTTCAAGGCAATCACCTCAACATCCACCGCCTTTGTTAAGACAGGGGGCAGCTCAGGGAGCGACTGTAGTCAGGAGAAGTCCAGAGACGGGGGGACTCGCCAGGATGTAGGGGGGAAAAGGACGTTGTCTGCATCTACACTGAGGAGTGCCAAAAGACTGCGGCTGGACAGTGGGTCCCCAGAACCAGAAACTGGGGGCGCCACTACAGAAGGAGTCAGCAAGGCCCTCCGGAGGAGCCTCCCTCAAACTGAAGCTGTGGCGGCAGAGGAAGAAAGTTCTCCTCTGACCGTCAGTGCGGTTTCACAGTTGCCTCCAAACCCAAAAGAAACCGTAGAGTCGCATGACAAAGCCATAGCCGACGCGCTGAAGAAGATCGCCGAGTCTTCTTTTGATCTCCTACCTGTCATTCGAAGTCACGTGTATGTAGGAAATATCTCCAAAAAGCCTGTCATGAGAGATCAAGAGAAGGAAGTTGTTCATGAATTTAGCACAACCAAAAAG CATTTAGCAGAGTGCTTGCTGCACTCTATTCTCTCAGAACTGAAAATTCAGAAGATCTCCATGGAGCGCAATTACATTCACGCCCTCTGCAGAGTGTATGTGGGCATCTGTCGGCAACTTGGGGACTTGGAAAGAGCTCGTTTGTTTTGCTACAGCCTACTTAAGGAAG ATTTTCCAGAGTCAGAGAAACTGACTTTGTTCATTGCAAATatgtggcatgatatatttatttcCCAATCGGTGATTAATAAGGCGATGCAGTTGGTTGCCAGGCAACGTGCTAAAGGAGAGGTCCGGAACTGTTTGAGAGCCTTTCTCAACTGGGAAAAG AATGCTCCTGTGGATGTGggtttcatggtttctaagctgctgttgaccatacagttgtgtCCAAAAACGGAGTTTCAGTCCAGTGAAAAATTTGGGGAAGACTTAAGTGATAACACTTGGGAGTACATATTTGCTATCGACCTGCTCTGCTGCCATCAGAAGTGGATTTGGACACATGATAACATTATAAG taAAGAGCTGTGGCCTGTAATGGATAAGtggataaaatacagaaaaggacaTGCGAACATTGCATATACTCCTGATATTATTATAGCGTCGATACTGAGGCTGATCG